DNA sequence from the Rhodoligotrophos appendicifer genome:
CGCCCGTCCCGATCTCGCTGCCGAGGTGACCGGTGTCAGCCGGGCACTGGTCATCGGCATCGGCATCTCCTGCGTCATCGCCATTGCGGCCTATCTCGCTGCTGCCGCCTTCTATCGCCGCAAGATCACCATCCGGGGAGAAGAGATCGCACTGCCACCGTTCCGGTTGGCCATCGGTCAGATCATCATCGGAGCAACCAATTTCGCCGCGGTCGCAGCCTGTCTCCATCAGGTGCTCATGGCCGTGTCGGAGGTAAGCTATCTGCAGACGGCTGCCGTCTATGTCATCGCCAATACGCTCGCCCTTGTCAGCCATGTCCCCGGCGGGCTCGGCGTCATCGAGAGCGTGGTGATGTATCTCGTGCAGGGCAAGACCCTGATCGGTGCGCTGCTGGTCTTCCGCTTCACCTATTTCCTGGCGCCCTTCGTCCTCGGGCTCCTGCTGTTCGGAGCCAGCGAGCTGTTCTACCGGCGACGGGCGCGCGCCTGACGCCGCCGGGGGATGATCTTGCGGAAAAAGTTGAACAGGCGGATCGGCCGCATCGGATCCAGAACCGCAGTCCACAGGGTCGGATGGACGGGGCCGCGAGCCTCCGTCAAAGCGGGGAAAGGATGCAGGGAGCGCGGACCATCCTGCAACTGCTCGAGGGCCGCCACCATGGAGCCTGACTCGGCAATCACCTTGGCGACGAGCTGACCATCGCAGCCAAGGTGTTCTCCCAGAAGATCGTTGCGAATGCGGCTGATGGTGGAGCGGATCCGTTCATCGCCATTCGCTTCGATGGTCAGATCGAGCTCGGTGTCGAGCCCCATGGAGCGGTTGTTAAGGTTGGCTGAGCCGACGCGGATCACATCGTCATCGATGATCATCAGCTTGGCGTGGATCAGAACTTCGGCGGTTTCGCCGTCGCAGGTCGCCACCGGATAGAGCACCTTGAGGCGATCATAGGGGTCGTGGCGCTTCAGGCGGCGAATGAGCCTGTCACGGTTCTCGCCCATGACACGTTTCTCCACCACACCTTCGGCGGCGCGGGAGACGATCGCGATGATTTCGGGCCCGTCGCTGCGGGCCAGATGGGAGGCGAGCACCTTGCGGATCAGGGAACAGGTAAAATACTGAGCCTCGATATAGATCGAGCGCTGCGCCGCCGCCAGGACGTTGATGGTCAGGGCGGCCACCTGGGCAACGGCGGGGCTGAAATTGGTGGCCGGCACCGTGAGCGACACGCCGATGGCAATGTCCTGGAAGTCGGCTTGCAAATCATCGGGCCAGATCGGCGGGCACGGTTCGATTGCCGGGAGGTCTTCGCCGAGCGCCCGAAGCCAGCGTTCGCGGGCGACACGAGCAATCGCCACTGCCGCCTCGCCGTCCACCGCCATCTGCAGGTCGTGCACGGGACCGTAGGGAGCGCCGTCCGGCGTCAGGCGCCACGGATCCTTGGGCGTATGCGCGGAGGTGTCCCAACGCCCCACCGTCAGGTCGATGCCGCCGGCAAAGGCGATGACATCATCGATGCAGACCAGTTTCTGGTGATGGGCGGCGTAAACCGGGTGCTCCGTGTCCAGTCGCACCTGGATGCGGGGGTGGTCTTCCCAGTCGGCGCCGAACAGCAGGGCGAAGGTCGCACCCGGTGCATGAGCGACCGCGACACTCCAGACGAGGACGCGCACCTCCAGCTCCGGGCGTTCTTCCACCAGCCGGCGCAGCAGAGTGCCGAGGCTCTCGCTGCCCTCGACGTCTGGCCGCAGCCGGATTCTGGCGTCGAAGTCCCATCCGACGATCAGAATGGAGCGCTGGGCCTGCTGCAGCGCCTTCTCGACCTCCGCAAAGTAGTTCTGGGCATCGACGAGCAGGGCCGCATTGTTGGCGCGGACGATCTCACGGCAATTGCGACCGGGCGAAAGAACGGCGCCGGCCCCTGCGGCCTTGACCAGTCCCGACGGCAGATCGACGGCGTTCGTGCCGATCACGGCGGGGTCATGTCTCATTTCTGGTTCCAGTTTCATGGCGTTGCCCACAGAAACGCCGACACTCACACTAAGTTCAACCGGAATTGCCTCCGTCATCTCCACGACATGTGAATCAGTCATTCGACATGCCATCGGCGCTTGCGCAAACGGGGCCACGGAGGCTCGGACGCTCATGAATCAGATGCCCACCGCTTCCTTCCGCTACCGGACCATCTGGATCTCGGACCTGCATCTCGGGACGCGGCGAGCACAGACGGAGCTGCTGCTCAATTTTCTGCGGCATACGGAGTCGGATACGCTCTATCTTGTCGGCGACGTCGTCGACAATTGGGCGCTCAAGAAGCGGTGGTACTGGACCCAGACCCATAACGACGTGATCCAGAAGGTCCTGCGCAAGGCTCGCAAAGGCACCAAGGTCATCTACATCCCCGGAAATCACGACGAATATTTCCGCGACTTCGTGGATGCGCGCTTCGGACGGATCAGCGTACAGCGCCAGGCGATGCATATCATGGCCGACGGCAAGCGGTATCTCGTGATCCATGGCGATGAGTTCGACGGGGTCGTGCGCTATGCAAAATGGCTCGCGCTGCTGGGCGACAATGCCTATGGCCTGTCGATCACCATCAATGTCGTCTTCAACAGGGTGCGCCGCCTGTTCGGCCTGCCCTACTGGTCCCTGTCCGCCTATCTGAAGCACAAGGTCAAGCGGGCGGTCGAATTCGTGTCCCGCTTCGAGACGGCTCTCGTCCGCGAGGCCCGGCAGCGCGGTGCAGATGGCGTCATCTGCGGGCATGTCCACACACCGCAGATCCGGGATATCGACGGCATCCATTACTGCAATGACGGCGACTGGGTGGAAAGCTGCACGGCGCTGGTGGAGAGCTTCTCCGGCAAGTTGGAGATCATCCACTGGGTAGCCGTCCCCGAGAACC
Encoded proteins:
- a CDS encoding lysylphosphatidylglycerol synthase domain-containing protein, whose product is MASPTSPAATRPHDSKASPRPLKRWLSPAIAVVATGVAAFLLYRALKDYSAEELIAAVTGFPVERLLFAALFAALSYLCLTGFDMLALRYVQKPLPYPKVALTSFTALSIGHTIGLAALSSGAVRYRFYSRWGLSLAEIAQVIVFCGLTVGVGLVTLGGIALLARPDLAAEVTGVSRALVIGIGISCVIAIAAYLAAAAFYRRKITIRGEEIALPPFRLAIGQIIIGATNFAAVAACLHQVLMAVSEVSYLQTAAVYVIANTLALVSHVPGGLGVIESVVMYLVQGKTLIGALLVFRFTYFLAPFVLGLLLFGASELFYRRRARA
- a CDS encoding phospholipase D-like domain-containing protein; amino-acid sequence: MTDSHVVEMTEAIPVELSVSVGVSVGNAMKLEPEMRHDPAVIGTNAVDLPSGLVKAAGAGAVLSPGRNCREIVRANNAALLVDAQNYFAEVEKALQQAQRSILIVGWDFDARIRLRPDVEGSESLGTLLRRLVEERPELEVRVLVWSVAVAHAPGATFALLFGADWEDHPRIQVRLDTEHPVYAAHHQKLVCIDDVIAFAGGIDLTVGRWDTSAHTPKDPWRLTPDGAPYGPVHDLQMAVDGEAAVAIARVARERWLRALGEDLPAIEPCPPIWPDDLQADFQDIAIGVSLTVPATNFSPAVAQVAALTINVLAAAQRSIYIEAQYFTCSLIRKVLASHLARSDGPEIIAIVSRAAEGVVEKRVMGENRDRLIRRLKRHDPYDRLKVLYPVATCDGETAEVLIHAKLMIIDDDVIRVGSANLNNRSMGLDTELDLTIEANGDERIRSTISRIRNDLLGEHLGCDGQLVAKVIAESGSMVAALEQLQDGPRSLHPFPALTEARGPVHPTLWTAVLDPMRPIRLFNFFRKIIPRRRQARARRR
- a CDS encoding UDP-2,3-diacylglucosamine diphosphatase — encoded protein: MNQMPTASFRYRTIWISDLHLGTRRAQTELLLNFLRHTESDTLYLVGDVVDNWALKKRWYWTQTHNDVIQKVLRKARKGTKVIYIPGNHDEYFRDFVDARFGRISVQRQAMHIMADGKRYLVIHGDEFDGVVRYAKWLALLGDNAYGLSITINVVFNRVRRLFGLPYWSLSAYLKHKVKRAVEFVSRFETALVREARQRGADGVICGHVHTPQIRDIDGIHYCNDGDWVESCTALVESFSGKLEIIHWVAVPENRFESFNAHPDRERRLVPAD